DNA from Spirochaetota bacterium:
ATTGGCATAGGTCGTTTTGGGTATATGGTCGTTACAGACCCTGTCAAGGGGAAAGCTGTAGTAGTCAACGCGGATCTGTCCCTTGAAGCGCGACAGGAGGAGGCCCTCGACTTCATGGAACTTCATGCAGGCCCCGCAGAGAAAATCGGTGAACAGAACGACCCTGATCCGTGCGGAGGGATTTCCCACCGACATGGCGCTGTCGGGAAGGGAGAGCTCTTCCTGCGCGGTGGAAAAGTAGCGCTCTTCAAACAGTTTCATTTCAACAGCCGACGGCTCCGACGCCCCCCCCTTTATTTCAAAATACGCCGACAGCGAAAAAACGAAGAGGACCATGAAGAGGGTAATGAAGAAGATGCCCAGTGCCGCGGGGCGGTTTCGATGGCCCCGGGCCAGGGAAAGGAGCCCCCGGTATATGGACCGCAGGCCTGCCCCCCGGTCCCTGATCGCCAGATACCAGATGAAAAGAGATATGCATATCAGAATGTTGACTATATAGGTGACTATGCAGAGGGTGCACGATATTTTCAGGTACACCAGAATGGAGCCGAGGATGATATCAACAATGACCGACGCCCCTCCCACCGGAACCTGCAGACCGAAACAGGGACTATACCATGAATCGCCGGCCGCCAGGGCCAGTGACCCGGTAATAATGAAAATGCAATATCCGATTAAAGCGTATCCCGCCAGGGGAAGGCCGAAGAGAACGCCATGGCCGGACCTGGCGAGGATTGCGCAGGGATTATCCAGCCCGCTCCCGCACACCGCAGCGGAAAAATCCGAGTGCGGAAAATAGTGCTGATACATCAGCATGATGGAAACGGCGGCCCCGATGGCCGACAGGCACAGTATGGAGAGGATATATTTCTTCATCAGATTATTATCTTACTACGGTCAATCACGGAGTCAATAAGATTTTTTGACATAGAACAAAGGTGATAGTGCCGATCTGAACTATTGGACCAACGTTCACAACAAAACACCACTGCCATTAGCAAGATCATAAAGAAAACAAAACTATAAATTTTTAAGGCAGGTTTGTCAGAAACTAAAAACGCAAGATTGTTATTCTACCAGCACACACACAGGACATGACGGGATACATTGCAATTCTCGCTTTTATCGTCTATCCATGTGCCGTCTGTTTTATTGGTCGTGCCTGATTCTCCGTCAGACCCATTGGTCCCATCAGTCCATGATGAACAGGTATTGCAGGCGGTGCAGGCATCATTTTTAAGATAATTCCCATTTTCATCAGAACCGGACCACCATTTATTACTAGCCACTGACGCACTTTCAAGATCAACCAGAATCGAGCCGTCCAGCAGATCATACCAATCGCTTGCAACCGTTATACCAGTCGGCCCTACGATTTTTCTATTGGTAGGAACACTATACTGACCCGGCATTATCGCAATATAGTCCGTTGTCGATATGCTGATAAAGGCCCGCACGTTCAGGCAGGGAAGTGTCGGATAGGACGTCTGCTTTGTATCGATACAATAACTGTCAATATCCGCCCGCGCTGAAGCCGTGGTCGGAGTTGTAAGATTTCCGGTATGAGTATCGGTGGCGAACATGTATATGGCATCGGTCACTGTAGTGACCGAAACGGTCATGTACGCCGCGGTATTGCCGTCGCCGTCGCGCACCACCGCGTTGAAATAATAGGTGGTTCCCGCGGTCAGCCCGCTCGCGACAGCGGTTACGATGTCCTGGGTCCAACCGGTCACCACCATGCCATTGGCTTCCGCAAGGGCCGGCGTGGAGATGTTATTGCTGGAAGAGCGATAGAGGCGGTACCATAGCTCGCCCTGGGGAGTCTCCGTGTCTTCTGCGCGGGTCCAGTTGAGCTGTACGGATGTGGTTGATACTACTCCATTGGTCATGATGCCGCCGTTTCCCGGGATAGGACGTCCATCCGCCTGGATAACCGGAATGACCGGCAGCGTTTCAAACTTCATTACGTTATCGAAATTATCGCTGAAACAGGATTGCAGCATAATCGCCAGAAGGATAAAGGCACAAGCCAGCGGAGCTGATCTCAATGATGGTGTAATTCGAAATTTTCTCATCAACATATACCCACAATGATACAAAAAACAGTCGGTGGATATCGATGGGCTTAAAAGCAGGATACTTGAATGCGCATAAGCTTGTTTAAGCAAGCTTATGTAAACCAGAGGATATCCATATGAAAATATAAAATTATTGGGCACAGTTCAAATTAATTGCATAATTTCTAAAAAAAAATTAAAATTATACCTTTTTTGTAAGGGAATACTCTTAAGTGACTGTAGGAAAATTACTTTTTCATGAAATGTTTCGTTGCTGGATGGGATCTCACAGGGTGAACATATGTTTATTTTAAAAAAATCGAACGCGCCCGAAGGGACGTGGTGACCCAACGCCGCAACCGACAGGAAAATCATAATTTCGATCAGGGGAACATCAAATTTTTTTGATATTCCCTCACGATTTTATGCGAAAATCACCCAGCCGTTTTATGAGGCCATCCCTTTCAATCCTGTTCAGAAGGGGAAGTATGTATTTGCGCGAAAGGCCCACTACGTCCTTGGCTTCAGGAACGGTGATCTTGTCCTTTGTTTTAAAAAGCGACATGATCGCGTTTTTCATTTTTTCATACACATCCTTGTGATACAGGATATTCCCGTCGAGGCTTACCAGGGAACCGAGCTTGATGAGCTCCCGCGCGTCCCTTTTCATCGATTCATCTTTTAACCGGTCAAGCTCCATGCCCTCGCCGCCGCTTGCAAGCACCGATTCAAGCAGCTTCATCTTGGCCTTCGACAGGATAACGCCGGTGCCGGGGAAAAAGCGTCCCTCTTTCTCCGCAACCTGTCCCCTGGAAACAAGTCCGGCTATGATCAGCCTGCAGATATCCGGATCGGTATCGGACGTGTCCGACAGCTCTTTCTGGTTAAGGCCCACATGGCTTTTCACCGCTTCGCTGACGCGCTTCAGCGCGTCGTCATGGGCCCCGGCTGTCAGGAGGTACGGGCCAAGCTTTTTCAAAACGCCCCGCTCCAGCAGGGAGGAGCAGGCCCTGTCTATTTCCTTCTTATTTTGGGACAAGGTTCCATCCAGGTCTTCCTGCGTTGCATGGCCGCGGACGGCGACAAAGAAGGAGATATATTCCTCCAGGGTATGGGACGCGATGAGGCCCAGGTTTTCCTGAACCCGGTCCCGGTGCCGGCGCGGTTCATACCCGGGAAAGAGGACCCTGCCGCCCCCGATGATCCGGAATCCTCCAGGGCTGGTGAGAATCAACGGCTGGCCCGGGTAAGCGTACCATGGCTCGTCGAACTTGATGCGGCCGGGAAAGTCCAGCGCCGTTGTGGTGTCGCCGGAGAACAGGATGATCTTTGCCCTGACCGCCGCCGTGCCTATGAGCACCTCGATGCCGGTGTTGTTTTTTAGGACCTTCTTGCTACTCAGAAGCCGTATCTGCGCAACGATCTCGCCGGACTCCGTGAAGAATCCCGCGCGGTAGAGTATCTGCCCCCTTTTCAGGGAATCGGCGGGAATCCCCGAAAGGTTCAGCGCCGTCCGCTGCGAGGGGCTTCCCTCTGCGATTGTACTGTGATGACTTTCGATCCTCTTAATGCGCGCTTCCATGGCGCCGGGCTGGATATGGACCAGGTCGTCGCTGTGAAGCATGCCGTTTCTCAGGGTCCCGGTCACGACGGTGCCGTAGCCCTTTGACGCGAATACCCGGTCTATGTACATGAAGGGCTTGTCGGCGTTGCGGGCCCGCGAAAGTTTCTTCAGATTGTCCGTGATGGCTTTCTTAAGCGTATTGATTCCCGCGCCGGTCTTCGAGGACACCCTGGCGATGTCAGCGTCCCGGTAGGGCGTGCCGTCAATCTTCCCCCGCACCTCCTCCTCGACCAGGTCTATCATCCCCTCTTCGACGCAGTCGATCTTGTTCAGCACTACGATGATCCGCTCGATGCCGAGGAGCTGGAGAACGCGGAAATGGTCTTCGGTCTGGGGCATCCATCCGTCATCCACGGCCACGACGAGAAGGCCCAGGTCGATGCCCCAGGCGCCGGCCACCATGTTCCGGATGAACCGCTCATGGCCGGGCACGTCGATGAAGCTCACGGCGCCGTAGCCGGGCAGGTCCGTGGATGCGAAGCCG
Protein-coding regions in this window:
- the selB gene encoding selenocysteine-specific translation elongation factor, which codes for MFVVGTSGHIDHGKTSLILALTGEDCDRLPEEKAREMTIDIGFASTDLPGYGAVSFIDVPGHERFIRNMVAGAWGIDLGLLVVAVDDGWMPQTEDHFRVLQLLGIERIIVVLNKIDCVEEGMIDLVEEEVRGKIDGTPYRDADIARVSSKTGAGINTLKKAITDNLKKLSRARNADKPFMYIDRVFASKGYGTVVTGTLRNGMLHSDDLVHIQPGAMEARIKRIESHHSTIAEGSPSQRTALNLSGIPADSLKRGQILYRAGFFTESGEIVAQIRLLSSKKVLKNNTGIEVLIGTAAVRAKIILFSGDTTTALDFPGRIKFDEPWYAYPGQPLILTSPGGFRIIGGGRVLFPGYEPRRHRDRVQENLGLIASHTLEEYISFFVAVRGHATQEDLDGTLSQNKKEIDRACSSLLERGVLKKLGPYLLTAGAHDDALKRVSEAVKSHVGLNQKELSDTSDTDPDICRLIIAGLVSRGQVAEKEGRFFPGTGVILSKAKMKLLESVLASGGEGMELDRLKDESMKRDARELIKLGSLVSLDGNILYHKDVYEKMKNAIMSLFKTKDKITVPEAKDVVGLSRKYILPLLNRIERDGLIKRLGDFRIKS
- a CDS encoding thioredoxin domain-containing protein; translated protein: MKKYILSILCLSAIGAAVSIMLMYQHYFPHSDFSAAVCGSGLDNPCAILARSGHGVLFGLPLAGYALIGYCIFIITGSLALAAGDSWYSPCFGLQVPVGGASVIVDIILGSILVYLKISCTLCIVTYIVNILICISLFIWYLAIRDRGAGLRSIYRGLLSLARGHRNRPAALGIFFITLFMVLFVFSLSAYFEIKGGASEPSAVEMKLFEERYFSTAQEELSLPDSAMSVGNPSARIRVVLFTDFLCGACMKFHEVEGLLLSRFKGQIRVDYYSFPLDRVCNDHIPKTTYANSCIAAQAFSLAAQRGLFRDCLEHHYSHYRENLPKLRSGDVMVGFKDYFLKNRSVEEYNSFLQEALAEKARLSIRDDMELGARLNVRAVPTLFINGRRLEGVPDEKLLEYVLSRELNEK
- a CDS encoding fibronectin type III domain-containing protein, encoding MLQSCFSDNFDNVMKFETLPVIPVIQADGRPIPGNGGIMTNGVVSTTSVQLNWTRAEDTETPQGELWYRLYRSSSNNISTPALAEANGMVVTGWTQDIVTAVASGLTAGTTYYFNAVVRDGDGNTAAYMTVSVTTVTDAIYMFATDTHTGNLTTPTTASARADIDSYCIDTKQTSYPTLPCLNVRAFISISTTDYIAIMPGQYSVPTNRKIVGPTGITVASDWYDLLDGSILVDLESASVASNKWWSGSDENGNYLKNDACTACNTCSSWTDGTNGSDGESGTTNKTDGTWIDDKSENCNVSRHVLCVCW